The Gammaproteobacteria bacterium genome includes the window AAACCTCCGCCATCACTTCCATATCGCCGAGTTGCGCCGCCACCATCTCTACCACTGGTCGCCGATCGCCACTAAGCAAAGTCATGCGTATCCCCGAGGCGCGCAGCCCCTCCACTACCGCCTTGGCATCATGACGTAATTGATCAGCGATCCCAATTAAACCAATTTCGCGGCCAGCCATCGCCAAATGAACGCAGGTAACGGCTTGTTGTTGTAATTGGGTCTCGGCCTCAATAAAGTCGGAATGGAGGATTACCTCATTCTGTATCAGCCAAGCCTGGCTGCCCAACACGATAGAAACCCCATCGACCTGCGCCTTAACACCACGTCCCGGAATCGACTGAAAATTTTCGATTAGCGACGTCATTGTCTCTAGGCCAACGGATTTTGCCTCATTGCGGATCGCACGGGCAATACTGTGCTCGGACATCTGCTCTACGGCTGCGGCCTGATGCAGAATTTCCCGTTTTTCCATCCCCGGCACGGTAAGTACCTCATGTATCTGCATTCGCCCCTCCGTGAGGGTGCCGGTTTTATCAAATACGATATGGGTAACCTGGGAAAGAGATTCCAGTACCCTCCCATTCCTCACCAAAACACCGTGCCCGGCCCCTAAACCAGCGGCCACGGCAATTGCCATCGGCGTGGCAAGCCCAAAGGCACAAGGACAGGTTATCACCAGCACTGCCGTCGCGGCCATGAGTGCCATGCCCACGTCAGTAGCCCACCACCAGAAAAAAGTAACCGCCGCAAGCAATAAAGTCACGCTCACAAACCAGGGAACCATCCGATCGGCA containing:
- a CDS encoding membrane hypothetical protein (Evidence 5 : Unknown function); this translates as MVPWFVSVTLLLAAVTFFWWWATDVGMALMAATAVLVITCPCAFGLATPMAIAVAAGLGAGHGVLVRNGRVLESLSQVTHIVFDKTGTLTEGRMQIHEVLTVPGMEKREILHQAAAVEQMSEHSIARAIRNEAKSVGLETMTSLIENFQSIPGRGVKAQVDGVSIVLGSQAWLIQNEVILHSDFIEAETQLQQQAVTCVHLAMAGREIGLIGIADQLRHDAKAVVEGLRASGIRMTLLSGDRRPVVEMVAAQLGDMEVMAEVLPKDKERIIAEFQRQGEIVAMVGDGVNDAPALARADVGIALGSATDISIASADLVLIGNELDKVRQALRLSRWTLRTVRQNIGISLVYNIIMVPLAMAALVTPLVAAVAMPISSLLVIGNAMRIRKVFSSSV